A window of Microtus pennsylvanicus isolate mMicPen1 chromosome 16, mMicPen1.hap1, whole genome shotgun sequence genomic DNA:
gtgttcacatacacataaacacattctccctctcctcccacccctttctctCTCACATTCTTTTCTaatgtattaaaaattattttttttaaaaaaagaaccaaagagtAGCTCCAGGTCTTGGTTGTTGGAAGAGTTCATGAGTTCTAGGGAGTCAGTATGTGCTttacaataaataatattaaaaaatctaTAAACAGAATTCTAACTGCTCaggaagtaatttaaaaaaaccctAGTGCTGGATGGCATGTGTCAGTTGGTGCCTGTAattcctagcacttgtgaggctgaggcaggaagattgccacaaGTTTTAGATGGACTTGGACTATAAaattagttccaggccagccaggactacaaattACACTATGTCTCATAAAACCAGACTAAGCCCCAACAAAAAGGGCAATGGAAATTAATCACAAAACATCAGAGCCCACATGAACAATAGTATTACAAATGTTTTTCAAATCTTCCTAGAATCTGATGTCACAACAGCACTGTCTTTTAATAGTTGAGATTTATCCAGCAGCTTGAAGAAGCTTCCTAGTTTCTTCAATAATTCTACATGTATACCGGGGCCTACTGTCCACACAGACGTACACCTCTTAAAACCACTATGTGTTAGTGTAATATCCTTGAGGTCTATTTTATACAAGCTTTActtcagtttgaaaaaaaaaatactagcaaGAGATGTTCCAGCAGAAGTTAAAATGATGTCTGGGGGTATTCAGTAATTCTCACAGGGACCTtgctaaaaatatatattttatttaaaagtcatCTTACTATTTTCCCATTTATATGACTTTTAAACTccagaacaataaaacaaacccagaataaaaggtaaagaaatacagtaaagattATAGCTCCATTCCTATATCTTTCTTAGTTTCCAGCCCCCCAGGCATCTTCTGGTGTcagcgtttgtttgtttgtttgtttaccctTGAGTTCTTTCTGAGACTGGGCCGGGAGGAGGGTCCTGAAAATTTGCCATAAGAACAGTACCTCCCTTTAAAGCATTGTCCACTAAGGGTTTAAGTGCCATTTGGACATCCGTATTCCTGATGGCTAACCTTGGGCATCCACTTGACTGGATCAGGAACTGACTAGAGATAAGACTAGGAGATGAGAGGTTGTGAGGAGTTATCCGGATAAAGGCTAGCCCCTGAGAAAGAGGGTGAGGGGTTATCTGGACAAAGGCTAGCCCCTGAGAAAGAGGGTGAGGGGTTATCTGGACAAAGGCTAGCCCCCTGAGAATGCAGGTGAGGGATTATCTGGATAGAGGTGAACCCCTGATGTGTATGAGGGTTTTCTTGTTTCGGTTATTTGAAAGTGGGTATATCCACATCACATGGCATCTTCTAACAGCAGCTGTCTCAGTCTCTgctctatggctgtgaagagacacatgaccaaggtgactcttatgaaagaaaacatttaattggggctggcttacagtttcagaggtttagtccgttatcatcatggtggggagcatggtagccTGCAGACAGGTGCTGGAGTagcagctgagagctacatcctgatccacaggcagagaaaTGGGgcctagcatgggcttttgaaacatcaaaacacatctccagtgacctacttcctcaaaaaaaaaaaaaaaacctctaaggattcaaatatatgaacctgtgGAGGGAGGCATCtttattcaaaacaccacaacAGTCACAAGGAAGGAGGTCCCAGGGGATAGTTTTGCTCCTTGCCTGCTTGcccttgtgcctcagtttccccctgttgttgttgctgctgccttTCTTCCCTGATAGAAAAGTCCATTTTCTTCTGGCTGTTGATATGAAGAGCAGGCATCCTTCCGCCTTGGCACCAGGTTGGGATGGTGGAGCTGTCCCTCCTCCTGGATCGAGCAGGCACCAGTTTCATCACTGTGAAGGGAGCTGCTGTTGGACCATCCAAACATCTTGTGAGCCAACCTCATAAACCCTTTCAATACTTAGTCATTTTGTGGGTTCTGCTCCTCTAGAGAACTTTGAATAGTACAGTGTCTAAGAAAGCTTGCTGTTAAACATTCAACACCCGGCTGAAGCCATGTAGCACTAGAATTGTAGTTTGATATATTGACGTTAGAAATGGAGACTCTATTTGACCATATCATGCTCCAATCCAGGGCTCATGTGACTTTTCAAAGCAAAGTTTCTGGAAGGTTTTCACACTTTTCTGGACCTCCTTGGACAGTCAGGTTAGAAACGCTCTTTTTGGCCAGGACCCTTGCTATTTCTAATTGTTGGAGCCATCGCTTCTCCTTAAAGGCgctacaagaaaaacaaaacaaacaaaaaataaaaagacacaattCACAACCTCTTCCCTGCCCATTGCTGAATAATgatggtgatttttattttattttttaatttttttttttttttttggtttttcaagacaaggttttgctgtagttttagaggctggcctcgaactcacagagatccacctgcctctgcctcctgagtgctgggattaaaagcatacacccACCATTCCGTTGAGGGTGATTTCATTGCTGTCTGGTTCGCTTGCCACATAGGTATGAGGAGAACTATAAACTACGGTCTTTCTAAAGCCAAGGTCTTACAATGAGGCAGGAAGGATATTCTCCCTAAAAAGTGCTAGAACTTTACAAACTGCCATTAGAAACTGAAAACCACACAAGTTTGTGGGGAATTTTCTGGGTTGTAacaacatttttttgtgtgttgggCTTACTTCTTGCTTTATCTCAGTGGTTATGTCTTTCTGAACCCTCTAACTGGGTTAACCCATCTGTGCTGGCCATAGAATTAATTCTTAAACCTGGGAACAGTCACTCTGACTTGTTAGTTTTTCTAACAGGGAGCCACGTGGTGGATGAGAGATCGAGTTGGATAGGcaagccatgcagagtgaggttggatatttattcagggaaggggaaaggagagagggaaagagaaggaggaagagcagagagaggcatagagagaaacagagaggaggacTCTGTCAGAAAGAGGCTACGACATAGGCATGCGTGACCACACTAAGATCTGCTGATTagttttttaattcttaaatttttaaaaattgccataAAGTTGGGTGCTAAATTTTGAATTTTACAGCCTAAATTACTCTCCCCACTAGGTGGCAGCAAGTTAGgaggaaaccaaaccaaaccagtaTGGAAAGGAAAGCAAACCGAGGAAGTCCTGTTTGAAGTTGCCTTCACATGATGCTGAGCAAGATAAAAACGGTCACACATCCACACTTCTCTAACCCAGGCACCCAGCTGTGCCTCACCTCTAAAGCAGAacagaaatgatttaatttaggttttattttcagttatggATGTGTATGTTCCTGAAAGCCCTCTTGATACACTTCTGTGTCCTCCAACTGTGATAGTCTATTCCCTTAAAGGTCAATGCCAATGCTATCGTTCTACCTAGGACAGATCTTCTCTCTCCTGTGAATCTTGTCCCATAAGCCTCcttatttgttttcaatttattctttttttgtcccTATACTTTAATGGCTATTCAGTCTTTGGGGCAGTGTTGATGATAACCTCCcctattttcagtttctttgtccCGTGTCCCTTCCTGGGAGCTCAAGGACTGGCTGATAGCACCAGTTGAGTTTTTCCATAGATTTGAGGATGAAATGAGATCCTCTTAgtctctctcaagtgctgggattagagagagGCAAGTGTCACCAGACTCTGCAAGACAAAGTCCTTGATGCTAAGTAAATTAGTAAGTGTTAAAACAACTTGTGTTACTCAGAATGCTGCAGTAGGGCTTCGTGAACATTTCCCTGTCCAGACCTACCATAGCAAACATGCCCTTGCTTGTTTAAAGAGTAAACATTACCTTGCCACAGCTAAGCAGTAGATGGCGTTCTCTCTCGGAGTCCTCCCACTGTGCTCTGAGAAAGATGTGAAAAAGGATTTTAGCAAACGGTTGGCACCGGGCGGAGCACAGTGGAGCATTCGGTGGGGATAATCCACTCTGGAGACTGGGGGAAGCGGGACCTGGGGGAGATAGGCATTTTTTACatacttttcttttctcccagctGGGGCAGTTTTATTTTGCTGGCTTTCTTGTTGAGGACGTTGTGGTTCTGAGGACGTATTTGTTTTTACTAAGGATGGGAGTGTGATTTGTTTTCCGGTGTCCCTTTGTGAAATTAGTAAAGAATTGACAGATTTCCTGCTTGATTGTTGCTTGCAAAATGGTAGTTGACTCCGAGTGCTTTGCCAGTTCTTGTCTCCAGCCTTGTGCCAGCTCTTGGAAGTCATTTTTGGCTTAGTGAAACCATCCACCACCACGGTGTCTCCAACTTTTGCCCCGGAGATTCTTGCTCTACCAAGCTGGCTTTTCTGGCCCCTATGACTCTGAGCTCTGAGAATccactgttttattttaatataaatccTCATCGGAACTGAAAGTTTTAGAAAAGAAACCGTGGACCACATTTTATTCAGTAAATATAACACACAGGCTTCATGCTGGCGTTTCGCTGCAATGGCCAGGGGCGTTCGCCCGGCTGCATTTTTACATTCCAAGCACAGGACGTCGCAGTTGACAAAGGCCTTCAGAATTAGCAGTTGGCCGGCTTCTGCAGCCGCGTGAATAGGGCAGTCAGAGACGTCCGCGTGAAGGGCTTCGTGGCACCAGGCTCGATAAGGGTGAACACCAACAGCCTCGTGGGGCTGCGCGCCCTGCTTCAGAGCCCATTCAGTGAGTTCGGTGTGTCCGTGAAAGGCAGCGATGTACAGGGCTACCCTTTTCTGGTACCTGAATGAGAGCAACAAGTTTGGCAGAAAGGGTTAGTAAGTCAGCAAACAGACAATAATCAATATTCCTTACGATGCTcatttataatgatattttatttatgtttactcATTTAACTGTGAGCATAGTTTAGAGGGGTTGGGATGTTGGGTACTGTGGGTAAAACTTCCTGGTGAACCCGTAACGCGGCGCTGTGAGGGCAGAGACACAATTGTTAGGCCTTGCTGCCCGCTGGCCTGCaccagagagagaccttgtctcaacagaACACGGTAGAAAGTGATAGAGCGGGACACCTGACATTCGCCTCTGACTTTCATGCATGAGCTCACACACGTGCGCATGCATGCCCAGAATgtacaacaccacacacacacacactcacacacacacacacaatcagttttgtttttgtgagacagggtctcgcatAGACCACACTGGTCTTGGAGCCACTaggtagctaaggctggccttgaactcctgattctccctATCTTCTTGACTGTTGGCACTGtgggcatgtgctaccacacatgAGCTACAGGTCTTAAAATAGATCACGCCTTGTACCTTACCACCCCCGCCACTCCCAATATCTTGCCCAAACTTGAAAGATAAGTCAAACATACATCTTTGAAATCTCAGTTTCTTCACATGAAGCGTGCCTACCATGAAATTATTGTACATATGAAGGATAAAACATAAACACAGTACAGTGCTTGGTCACAGCAGTATGCTCACTAACACAGTATGAAAAGTGACACAGGTATTTCTTTGCATTTAGAATATGAAACAGGATCGCAACTATCTCTAAACAGAGGCTGATGGGAAGGTTAGACTATTTCACGGTTGGTTGCAAGAACTAACTCCTTGGAGCGCCTGGCGGTGTCTGCATTTGGTAAAACATGTTCAAATCACCCACAAGAGGGCACTGTTCTAAAACACCTGTCCACTAGTTAATTCAACTTTGGGAAGCTGCTGGCTGTAGTAACGCAGTAAAATAGCCACCAGCTTCTCCAAGCCAGCCATGTTCAACAGTCCCAGACACACATCACCCTTCACGGAAGGCAAAAGAAggaactattattattattatttttttttggtttttcaagacagggtttctctgtggttttggagcctgtcctggaactagctcctgtagaccaggctgtctcaaactcacagagatccgcctgcctctgcctcccgagtgctgggattaaaggcgtgcgccaccaccgcccggcagaaggAACTATTATTGATCCAGCAACAGGACAGCATTTTATTCTGATCTCAGCaaactcattcattcatgcaGAATAAGATTCATGTCAGaggcacgagagagagagagagggcagcttGGTACCCCGTGTGAGCTGTCCTGATGGTCACTGTATGTGAAGGGCTGGCTGGAGACAGTGGCAGGTAACCAAATCAGTTCTTACTAAGGCTTCTAAAGGAGAAGCCTGACTCTTGTCATTTCTAAACTCTAATACAACCAGACCTTTGAAATTGAATACCAGCTTATGATTTGAGGACAATATCTGTTGTTGAACCCTGGCATCCAATGAAGAAACCAGCTACAGTCATATCTCAATGCCAGGGGCAAGAATGAATGGAGGCTTAGAACAAAGTGACTTAAATCCATCTAACACCTGCTTTGGTTCTCGTACTTGAGTACTGGTCCTTCTTTTGATAAGAATCGCTGGACTTTAGGCTTTTGCCCGAGAAGACATCCCATGAGAAATTCCTTCCATCCATCCCAGACATCCAAACGAAGTGTTGTGCCTGTGGATTGAGAGAGATGATTTATGGTCCAGTCTGTCACTGTGGCTCAGCAATGGATTAAGCTTTAAAGATCGCTTTCTCCAAACAGAGCGAGAGTTTAGTGAAATGAAGCCTTCAAGTCGGGAGGTAGGGATGGATGCCATTTTCCTTCAGGCCTCTACTGGCTGGGGAAAGCCCTTTAACACACTCA
This region includes:
- the Ankub1 gene encoding protein ANKUB1 isoform X1; translated protein: MMRIFVAFEGSFEAFDVSAHESVEAVKQMVKDYFHIPLSEDQQGRWYLELMYAGAALRNNWRLSDVGISFCATLKCFVKKEDKPTLYVFNAVTQEMMPMMESVSILDKKVSDLRRLVTLRCGFPVSVYCLRTPEGLEMYDCNTLRDYRTDIGTTLRLDVWDGWKEFLMGCLLGQKPKVQRFLSKEGPVLKYENQSRYQKRVALYIAAFHGHTELTEWALKQGAQPHEAVGVHPYRAWCHEALHADVSDCPIHAAAEAGQLLILKAFVNCDVLCLECKNAAGRTPLAIAAKRQHEACVLYLLNKMWSTVSFLKLSVPMRIYIKIKQWILRAQSHRGQKSQLGRARISGAKVGDTVVVDGFTKPKMTSKSWHKAGDKNWQSTRSQLPFCKQQSSRKSVNSLLISQRDTGKQITLPSLVKTNTSSEPQRPQQESQQNKTAPAGRKEKYVKNAYLPQVPLPPVSRVDYPHRMLHCAPPGANRLLKSFFTSFSEHSGRTPRENAIYCLAVASAFKEKRWLQQLEIARVLAKKSVSNLTVQGGPEKCENLPETLL
- the Ankub1 gene encoding protein ANKUB1 isoform X5, which gives rise to MMRIFVAFEGSFEAFDVSAHESVEAVKQMVKDYFHIPLSEDQQGRWYLELMYAGAALRNNWRLSDVGISFCATLKCFVKKEDKPTLYVFNAVTQEMMPMMESVSILDKKVSDLRRLVTLRCGFPVSVYCLRTPEGLEMYDCNTLRDYRTDIGTTLRLDVWDGWKEFLMGCLLGQKPKVQRFLSKEGPVLKYENQSRYQKRVALYIAAFHGHTELTEWALKQGAQPHEAVGVHPYRAWCHEALHADVSDCPIHAAAEAGQLLILKAFVNCDVLCLECKNAAGRTPLAIAAKRQHEACVLYLLNKMWSTVSFLKLSVPMRIYIKIKQWILRAQSHRGQKSQLGRARISGAKVGDTVVVDGFTKPKMTSKSWHKAGDKNWQSTRSQLPFCKQQSSRKSVNSLLISQRDTGKQITLPSLVKTNTSSEPQRPQQESQQNKTAPAGRKEKAQWEDSERERHLLLSCGKRL
- the Ankub1 gene encoding protein ANKUB1 isoform X3; this translates as MYAGAALRNNWRLSDVGISFCATLKCFVKKEDKPTLYVFNAVTQEMMPMMESVSILDKKVSDLRRLVTLRCGFPVSVYCLRTPEGLEMYDCNTLRDYRTDIGTTLRLDVWDGWKEFLMGCLLGQKPKVQRFLSKEGPVLKYENQSRYQKRVALYIAAFHGHTELTEWALKQGAQPHEAVGVHPYRAWCHEALHADVSDCPIHAAAEAGQLLILKAFVNCDVLCLECKNAAGRTPLAIAAKRQHEACVLYLLNKMWSTVSFLKLSVPMRIYIKIKQWILRAQSHRGQKSQLGRARISGAKVGDTVVVDGFTKPKMTSKSWHKAGDKNWQSTRSQLPFCKQQSSRKSVNSLLISQRDTGKQITLPSLVKTNTSSEPQRPQQESQQNKTAPAGRKEKYVKNAYLPQVPLPPVSRVDYPHRMLHCAPPGANRLLKSFFTSFSEHSGRTPRENAIYCLAVASAFKEKRWLQQLEIARVLAKKSVSNLTVQGGPEKCENLPETLL
- the Ankub1 gene encoding protein ANKUB1 isoform X4, encoding MYAGAALRNNWRLSDVGISFCATLKCFVKKEDKPTLYVFNAVTQEMMPMMESVSILDKKVSDLRRLVTLRCGFPVSVYCLRTPEGLEMYDCNTLRDYRTDIGTTLRLDVWDGWKEFLMGCLLGQKPKVQRFLSKEGPVLKYQKRVALYIAAFHGHTELTEWALKQGAQPHEAVGVHPYRAWCHEALHADVSDCPIHAAAEAGQLLILKAFVNCDVLCLECKNAAGRTPLAIAAKRQHEACVLYLLNKMWSTVSFLKLSVPMRIYIKIKQWILRAQSHRGQKSQLGRARISGAKVGDTVVVDGFTKPKMTSKSWHKAGDKNWQSTRSQLPFCKQQSSRKSVNSLLISQRDTGKQITLPSLVKTNTSSEPQRPQQESQQNKTAPAGRKEKYVKNAYLPQVPLPPVSRVDYPHRMLHCAPPGANRLLKSFFTSFSEHSGRTPRENAIYCLAVASAFKEKRWLQQLEIARVLAKKSVSNLTVQGGPEKCENLPETLL
- the Ankub1 gene encoding protein ANKUB1 isoform X2; its protein translation is MMRIFVAFEGSFEAFDVSAHESVEAVKQMVKDYFHIPLSEDQQGRWYLELMYAGAALRNNWRLSDVGISFCATLKCFVKKEDKPTLYVFNAVTQEMMPMMESVSILDKKVSDLRRLVTLRCGFPVSVYCLRTPEGLEMYDCNTLRDYRTDIGTTLRLDVWDGWKEFLMGCLLGQKPKVQRFLSKEGPVLKYQKRVALYIAAFHGHTELTEWALKQGAQPHEAVGVHPYRAWCHEALHADVSDCPIHAAAEAGQLLILKAFVNCDVLCLECKNAAGRTPLAIAAKRQHEACVLYLLNKMWSTVSFLKLSVPMRIYIKIKQWILRAQSHRGQKSQLGRARISGAKVGDTVVVDGFTKPKMTSKSWHKAGDKNWQSTRSQLPFCKQQSSRKSVNSLLISQRDTGKQITLPSLVKTNTSSEPQRPQQESQQNKTAPAGRKEKYVKNAYLPQVPLPPVSRVDYPHRMLHCAPPGANRLLKSFFTSFSEHSGRTPRENAIYCLAVASAFKEKRWLQQLEIARVLAKKSVSNLTVQGGPEKCENLPETLL